The following are from one region of the Rhodopirellula sp. P2 genome:
- the glmM gene encoding phosphoglucosamine mutase encodes MSELIISVSGLRGILGETLTPEVAVRFAAAFSASMPEGKIVIGRDGRTTGPMLRSAIVSALTASGRDVIDADVAATPTIGVLVREMGAVGAIAISASHNPPEYNGIKLFGGDGRVLDAESGAKIRDAYFAGTNQWSTYDQIGEVRSVEDPHAAHLEKVLATVDVDAIKAKQFRVLIDSNHGAGGLLGVRLLEALGCTVEAMGHAPTGEFAHTPEPTAENLQGISADVTGRQCVVGFCQDPDADRLALIDETGRYIGEECTLALCVRQAMETGRTSGPIVINGATSSMSTLIAKQHGVETFRSAVGEANVCDLMIAKKAAYGGEGNGGPIDPTVGYVRDSFVGMAQTLALLARTGQPLSELADELPQLSIHKSKAGVSAERLPAVFDKLEAKFTDAEATRGDGMRLQWSDRWLLVRGSNTEPIVRMIAEAPTAEEAASLCDQAAELLG; translated from the coding sequence ATGAGTGAATTGATTATCAGTGTCAGTGGTCTTCGTGGCATCTTGGGTGAAACCTTGACGCCCGAGGTCGCCGTGCGTTTCGCGGCCGCGTTCTCGGCATCGATGCCCGAAGGCAAGATCGTGATTGGACGGGATGGACGCACGACGGGACCGATGCTTCGCAGTGCCATCGTGTCCGCACTGACGGCCTCCGGACGCGATGTGATTGATGCGGACGTCGCCGCGACACCCACCATCGGCGTGCTGGTTCGCGAAATGGGAGCCGTCGGGGCGATCGCGATCTCGGCCAGCCACAACCCACCGGAATACAACGGCATCAAATTGTTTGGCGGCGACGGGCGAGTCCTGGACGCCGAATCCGGAGCCAAAATTCGAGACGCCTACTTTGCGGGCACCAATCAGTGGTCCACCTATGACCAGATCGGTGAAGTCCGTTCCGTCGAAGATCCCCACGCCGCTCACCTCGAGAAAGTGCTGGCGACGGTTGATGTCGATGCGATCAAGGCCAAACAATTTCGCGTGTTGATCGACAGCAACCACGGTGCGGGCGGATTGCTGGGTGTGCGATTGCTCGAAGCGTTGGGGTGCACCGTCGAAGCGATGGGGCACGCACCGACGGGGGAATTCGCTCACACGCCCGAGCCCACTGCTGAGAACCTGCAAGGCATTTCCGCGGACGTGACCGGACGCCAGTGCGTGGTTGGATTCTGCCAAGACCCCGATGCGGATCGGTTGGCGTTGATCGACGAAACGGGACGCTACATCGGCGAAGAATGCACGCTGGCGTTGTGTGTTCGGCAGGCCATGGAAACCGGTCGCACCTCCGGGCCAATCGTGATCAACGGGGCGACCAGTTCGATGAGCACGTTGATCGCCAAACAGCATGGCGTCGAGACGTTTCGCAGCGCGGTGGGCGAAGCCAACGTGTGCGACTTGATGATCGCGAAAAAAGCCGCTTACGGTGGCGAAGGCAACGGCGGCCCGATCGATCCCACAGTGGGTTACGTTCGCGACAGTTTCGTTGGCATGGCGCAAACGTTGGCTCTCTTAGCACGAACCGGACAACCTCTCAGCGAGTTGGCCGACGAGCTGCCGCAGTTGAGCATCCACAAGAGCAAAGCCGGTGTGTCAGCGGAACGTTTGCCGGCGGTCTTTGACAAGTTGGAAGCCAAGTTCACCGACGCGGAAGCAACGCGTGGCGACGGGATGCGATTGCAATGGTCGGATCGTTGGTTGCTCGTTCGCGGCAGCAACACCGAACCGATTGTCCGCATGATCGCGGAAGCCCCGACGGCGGAAGAAGCCGCTTCACTTTGCGACCAAGCTGCCGAGTTGCTGGGTTAA